Proteins from a single region of Bactrocera neohumeralis isolate Rockhampton unplaced genomic scaffold, APGP_CSIRO_Bneo_wtdbg2-racon-allhic-juicebox.fasta_v2 cluster10, whole genome shotgun sequence:
- the LOC126764851 gene encoding uncharacterized protein LOC126764851, whose product MRAQKDCTVLLFFNAIYWILFIECSRAKVNDNYEYGTPIKKRVRRSLATICVEIKPRHLQEEPYLLCKNGKLPGFVQQVPYTKNNNFLSNDRNIIPMPKYGENKSNYVAHQPLLLFPNVQLNKGTFGISNFVNRYSQSTHSNSEKTTPPLNSSPVDQRLPTSMPFILSTVKYEEDNETPSRRYNSNNEYLKTRKDDEDCIAQLYDLNQSKNFYFNNFDAKNCLAKLDLETEKSNFNPTNDDSADSLQYSLNAPIPRPEIEMASPTLVKELPLLYDATSIASQQIFSETSNRNQQYSTESLQYKLPYTSLRSQSIEKGQYDDLRKETLSVPEAPSNQYCKACPPETGFTLPPIIITLPCYNPSSEDKLSDSFTSYRPLPPTYNSPSYEKFVCENQFLRRPETRELVGSSYNPLLHIFQTNLLPYFSMIPRLGDLLGSARVLLPTSHVTDGIFQSTTPIPEISRSNPLTYISQPAMMPISKFNNDLRPHIEDDNVAVQLDNMQITTLPMTTVLAESSDVDSLISIKSFEDLQKGDNSKLQSQSEIRNFTTAKPNEITKPSITEDWNQTSEESTKKILTIIEKARRLQMRHRIN is encoded by the coding sequence ATGAGGGCGCAGAAAGACTGTACTGTGTTACTATTTTTCAACGCGATTTATTGGATCCTGTTCATAGAGTGTAGCAGAGCTAAAGTGAATGATAATTACGAATATGGTACACCTATTAAAAAAAGAGTAAGACGTTCATTAGCAACAATTTGTGTTGAAATAAAACCTAGACACTTACAAGAGGAACCATATCTTTTGTGTAAAAATGGAAAACTTCCCGGATTTGTACAACAAGTACCatatactaaaaataataatttcttaagcAACGATCGCAACATCATACCCATGCCCAAATATGGAGAAAATAAAAGTAACTATGTTGCACACCAACCTTTACTTCTCTTTCCAAATGTGCAACTTAATAAAGGAACCTTCGGCATTTCGAACTTCGTTAATAGATATAGTCAATCGACTCATTCTAATTCGGAAAAGACTACACCTCCTTTGAATTCCAGTCCCGTTGATCAAAGATTACCAACTTCGATGCCATTCATATTAAGCACAGTTAAATACGAAGAGGACAATGAAACACCATCAAGACGTTATAATTCTAACAATGAATATCTGAAAACTAGAAAAGACGACGAAGATTGTATTGCACAACTATATGACCTTaatcaatcaaaaaatttttattttaataacttcgATGCAAAGAATTGCCTGGCTAAACTTGATTTAGAGACtgaaaaatcgaattttaatCCTACAAATGATGATTCTGCTGACTCTTTACAATATTCATTAAATGCACCTATCCCAAGGCCAGAGATTGAAATGGCTTCGCCAACCTTGGTAAAAGAATTGCCATTACTTTATGACGCTACAAGTATTGCTTCCCAACAAATATTTAGTGAAACCAGTAACCGAAACCAACAATATTCAACAGAAAGCCTTCAATATAAATTACCGTATACTAGCCTAAGGAGTCAGAGTATAGAGAAAGGTCAATATGATGATTTACGGAAAGAAACACTATCTGTCCCAGAAGCACCTTCGAATCAATATTGTAAAGCTTGTCCACCTGAAACGGGGTTCACTTTACCACCTATCATTATAACTCTACCATGTTATAATCCTTCATCTGAAGATAAACTTTCGGACTCATTTACTAGTTATAGACCTCTTCCTCCAACCTACAATAGTCCGTCATATGAAAAGTTTGTTTGCGAAAATCAGTTTTTAAGACGGCCAGAAACTAGAGAATTAGTCGGATCCTCTTATAACCCAttgcttcatatttttcaaacaaaccTGCTTCCTTATTTCAGTATGATACCACGATTAGGTGACTTACTAGGTTCAGCGCGTGTATTATTGCCAACGTCACATGTCACAGACGGGATATTTCAAAGTACAACACCCATCCCAGAAATTTCGCGCTCAAATCCATTAACATATATATCCCAGCCAGCAATGATGCCAATAAGCAAGTTCAATAATGATTTACGTCCACACATTGAGGACGACAATGTAGCAGTACAGTTAGATAATATGCAAATAACAACACTGCCTATGACCACAGTTTTAGCCGAGTCTTCGGATGTTGATTccttaatatcaataaaatcatTTGAGGATTTGCAAAAGGGAGATAATTCCAAATTACAAAGTCAAAGTGAAATTAGAAATTTTACAACAGCTAAACCTAACGAGATAACGAAACCATCTATAACAGAAGATTGGAATCAAACTAGCGAAGAGtctactaaaaaaattttgacaattatTGAAAAGGCCCGACGCCTACAAATGCGGCACAggattaattaa